One window from the genome of Anopheles merus strain MAF chromosome 3R, AmerM5.1, whole genome shotgun sequence encodes:
- the LOC121597462 gene encoding uncharacterized protein LOC121597462 has translation MLADRCTSLGRMHWFAGHCLHQSKTHKDLQTATKQSHSTHAARGRSSSSSSSRSSMQCAALSEARRTRKPGKPLKNLGRKNIAFFLLQGGGGGTATTQYLLGTFTLALRFPWTLSFLKRSDSIRMSIIYL, from the exons ATGCTGGCAGACAG ATGCACCTCCCTTGGCCGTATGCATTGGTTCGCCGGACATTGCCTGCACCAATCCAAAACCCATAAAGACCTTCAAACCGCAACTAAACAATCACACAGCACGCACGCCGCAAGAgggcgaagcagcagcagcagcagcagcaggagcagcatgCAGTGTGCAGCACTCTCGGAGGCTCGGAGGACACGTAAACCCGGAAAACCACTGAAGAATCTTGGTCGGAAAAATATTGCCTTCTTCTTGCTTCaaggtggtggcggtggtacTGCTACTACTCAGTACTTGCTTGGTACTTTTACACTGGCGCTTCGGTTTCCATGGACACTATCGTTTCTAAAACGCTCCGACTCAATTCGTATGAGCATTATTTACTTGTAG